In a genomic window of Sulfurimonas denitrificans DSM 1251:
- a CDS encoding chemotaxis protein CheC, translated as MNLQFNEDQLDALREFMNVSIGAATASMANLLNAFGTMHIPKIEVCNSDELAVKIQESIDIRSMYFVTKQLFTGKFGGECMFVISEDSSINLGRHLYSIENPSFDDINDAVIELTNILTSTIVSRLTQELNTQVQFFVPSLQFLDPSSIVDEEDVAEYSKIIIISTILDFQDQQIIGNIYILTKDEAIESLKVLIDKKIEEIYG; from the coding sequence TTGAATTTACAATTTAATGAAGATCAACTTGACGCACTAAGAGAGTTTATGAATGTCTCTATAGGTGCTGCTACAGCTAGTATGGCAAATCTGCTAAATGCTTTTGGAACAATGCATATTCCTAAAATTGAAGTTTGTAACAGTGATGAACTTGCAGTTAAAATTCAAGAATCTATAGATATAAGGTCTATGTATTTTGTAACAAAGCAGCTCTTTACTGGCAAGTTTGGCGGAGAGTGTATGTTTGTTATAAGTGAAGACTCATCAATCAATCTTGGAAGACATCTCTACTCTATAGAAAATCCATCTTTTGATGATATAAATGATGCGGTTATAGAACTTACAAATATACTAACTTCTACAATTGTTAGCAGATTGACACAAGAGTTAAATACTCAGGTGCAGTTTTTTGTTCCATCACTACAATTTTTAGACCCATCTTCTATAGTAGATGAAGAAGATGTTGCAGAGTATTCAAAGATTATTATAATTAGTACAATTTTAGATTTTCAAGATCAACAGATTATAGGCAATATTTATATTCTTACAAAAGATGAAGCGATAGAGAGTTTAAAAGTTTTGATTGATAAAAAGATAGAAGAGATTTACGGATGA
- a CDS encoding diguanylate cyclase: MIEIRYPDVLLDSLENGHMIIDEHFVVSYWNRWLAINTQINKEDILGKNLQEFYPDINYKVLYRKIKTALTIGTPTFYDTNSSKKFISINRNKVTTSSLKLMQQQVTISPYIISESRVMISIYDISELFEAKLLIKKEMNKVNKLNEKLEADRDIIDKNIMVMKTSANGFIKDVSSFFCDSFNISKDELIGKNVSIFKSDDISDIVYRNLIETLKNKKPWNGELKYKTSKNQEKWLQSRVVPILDLHGEVHELNAVYHDITNEKLLAELYITDSLTKLYNRAYFDETINMIVKHQRKADSDFILVLVDIDHFKLINDTYGHQVGDEVLVAIAKTLKGSLRDNDLIARWGGEEFVIMLKNITLNEAKTIIEKVRVNIQNSIIRDNIKVTASFGLTKYIINEDSKEIFKRADDALYEAKKDGRNRVVVR, translated from the coding sequence ATGATAGAGATTAGATATCCTGATGTATTGTTAGACTCACTAGAAAATGGGCATATGATTATTGATGAACATTTTGTAGTAAGTTATTGGAATAGATGGCTTGCTATAAATACACAAATAAACAAAGAAGATATTTTAGGCAAAAATTTACAAGAGTTTTATCCAGATATAAATTATAAAGTCCTTTATAGAAAAATAAAAACTGCATTAACAATTGGTACACCTACATTTTATGATACAAATAGCAGTAAAAAATTTATATCTATAAATCGTAATAAAGTAACCACGTCTTCGCTTAAACTCATGCAACAACAAGTAACTATCTCTCCTTATATTATCTCAGAGAGCAGAGTAATGATCTCCATTTATGATATTAGTGAGCTTTTTGAAGCAAAATTATTGATAAAAAAAGAGATGAATAAAGTCAATAAACTAAACGAAAAATTAGAAGCTGATAGAGACATAATTGATAAAAATATTATGGTTATGAAAACTTCTGCAAATGGATTTATAAAAGATGTAAGTAGTTTCTTTTGCGACTCTTTTAACATTAGTAAAGATGAACTTATAGGTAAAAATGTATCTATTTTTAAATCAGATGATATATCTGATATTGTTTATAGAAATCTTATAGAAACTCTCAAAAATAAGAAACCTTGGAATGGCGAGCTTAAGTACAAAACATCAAAAAATCAAGAGAAGTGGTTGCAGTCAAGAGTAGTGCCGATTTTAGATCTACATGGAGAGGTGCATGAACTTAATGCTGTTTATCATGATATAACAAATGAGAAGCTCCTTGCCGAGCTCTACATAACAGACTCTCTTACAAAACTATACAATCGTGCCTATTTTGATGAAACTATAAATATGATTGTCAAACATCAAAGAAAAGCAGATAGCGATTTTATTTTAGTACTTGTAGATATAGACCATTTCAAACTCATTAATGACACTTATGGCCATCAAGTTGGAGATGAAGTGCTTGTAGCAATAGCAAAAACACTCAAAGGTTCACTAAGAGATAACGACCTTATTGCAAGATGGGGTGGAGAAGAGTTTGTAATAATGTTAAAAAATATAACCCTTAATGAAGCGAAAACGATTATTGAAAAGGTTAGAGTAAATATACAAAACTCAATTATTAGAGATAATATAAAAGTTACAGCATCTTTTGGTTTAACAAAATATATTATTAACGAAGATTCAAAAGAGATATTTAAAAGAGCTGATGATGCCCTATATGAAGCAAAAAAAGATGGTAGAAATAGAGTGGTTGTAAGGTAA